Below is a genomic region from Triticum dicoccoides isolate Atlit2015 ecotype Zavitan chromosome 5A, WEW_v2.0, whole genome shotgun sequence.
aaattgGGGACTCCAACAACATTTTTGCCCCAAGTTGTTTCAGTGCTAAAACTAATAGAGCAACTGGTGTTAGTTATATTAATTGTGGGTCCCACCAAGAGAGTGTTCAGAGGGATCTATTTAGGCATTTTCAAGCTCTAGTTGCACAGTTACTGAAGGCGGAAGGTGTTGGGTTGGCCAGTGAGAAGGATTCCAAAATCTGGCTCGATATTGTGTCCTCGTTAGCATGGCAAGCCGCTTACTTTGTGAAACCTGACACCAAGAAAGGCGGCAGCATGGATCCTAGTGATTATGTGAAGATCAAGTGCATAGCATCTGGGAACCCAACTGATAGGTATGTGCTCACTTCCGTTGTTTCTACGCATTGCATGCTTCTACTGATCATAATTTGGAACTGATTGATAACCCGTTGATTGCAGCAATTTTATAAGAGGAATTGTTTGCTCCAAGAATGTAAAACACAAACGCATGGTCTCTGAGTACAGTAATGCCAAATTGCTCATTTTAGGAGGTGCACTCGAGTACCAGAAAGCTTCTAATAAGTTAGCATCAATTGGAACTATACTCGAACAGGTTTGTGTCTGTGCATGTTTTTGAAATTTAAGTATGATGTTTAGTTGTTTGCAGTCTTGCTGACAAATATTCTATCTGTAGGAGAAGGAATATCTACGAACTGTTGTTGGAAAGATTGAGTCTAGGAAACCTAATGTGCTGATAGTTGAGAAGAGCGTCTCATCTTATGCCCAGGAGCTCTTAGCGAAAGATATCTCATTAGTTCTGAATGTAAAGAGGACACTTTTGGAGAGAATATCAAAATGCACAGGCGGTCAGATTGCCTCGTCAATTGATAACATTGCTTCAGCAAGGCTAGGGCAATGTGACATGTTCAAGGTGGAAAAGGTTCTGGAATCATTTGCATCAGGACATGCAGAGAAGAGACCAACAACAAAAACACTGATGTTTTTTGAAGGCTGTCTGAAGCGCCTGGGTTGCACGGTAATTATCCCTTTGTGAAGATACTTGATTGGAATAATAAAATGGTTTGTTGGCATTTATTTACACATCTCCTATCATTTGATGTGCTCAGCTGTTGATCTTATATACTTTGGAACTGTTCTTGAATTGCTTACTCATATATTATTCCAGAACCATTCTGCAAGCTAAACGTGCAATGCTTTTATTTAGGTCCTACTAAGAGGAAATTGTCGAGAAGAACTGAAGAAGATTAAGCATGCAATGCAACTTGCAGTGTTTGCTGCTTATCATCTGTCCCTCGAGACATCATTCCTTGCTGATGAGGGCGCAACAATTCCACGAGTTATTTCAGTAACTGCAATGTGTGCACAAGAAGCATGGACCAATACAGATCACATTTCTGCTAAGTCTGCTGGTCGTGATACTACTGATAGTCTCAGAGCCGCTGAAGAGAAATGGCCTCATACTGCTGCCATCACGCAAATGTTTGATGGTATTTCTGCATCACCGCCTTCATTACGATTGGATGGGGAAAGCCTTGGAAGTGCACCTGAGTGTACCGAATCTGAATTTCCTGTTAATCATGCCAATTCTCTGAATGCCGTTAATGCCTGCCAAAAAGCTGTCTTGGCAAAGATACCCGTGGATTTATCTCATTTGGAAAACAGTGGGAGTGGCCTACCACCAGATGACTTCCAAGCAGGAGGCCTAGATAACCGGAACAGGCTTTCATGTAGCTACTTACCTGGTACTGACAATCATCAGAGCATCTTAGTTTCCCTCTCAAGCACCTGTATCCCCAAAAACATAGCATGTGAGCGTTCCCACCTCTTCCGCATCAAGTTTTATGGTAGCTTTGATAAGCCACTTGGGAGATACCTTCGTGAAAACTTATTTGACCAGGTACATCTGATATGTGCCTATGCATTGTATTCTGTTTTCTCAAATATTCCTTATCATTTTTTTCAAAATAGCAATGTGTTGTTGCATTTCTTTTCAGGCATATTGCTGTCGGTCATGCAAGGAGCCTTCAGAATCACATGCCAGATGCTACATGCACCAGAACGGCAGCCTAACAATAAGTGTTAGGCGTCTCTTATCCCAAAAGCTGCCAGGTGAACACGATGGAAGGATATGGATGTGGCACAGATGTATGAAGTGCAAATTTGAAGATGGATTGCCGCCTGCTACACATAGAGTGGTCATGTCTGATTCTGCTTGGGGTCTATCCTTTGGGAAGTTTCTAGAGCTCAGCTTTTCTAATCATGCAACTGCCAACCGAATTGCGAGCTGTGGGCATTCTCTACAACGGGACTGCCTTCGTTTCTATGGGTCTGTAGCTCATTCATATGTTTCAGCTCTCTGTATCCAGTCCTATCGTGAAATTGAATCTGCTTACAAAACATTGCAGGTATGGAAATATGGTAGCAGCCTTCCATTATAGTCCCATGGTTACTCGGTCAGTTAACCTCCCACCCTCGGTGCTGAATTTCAATTGTCACGGCATGCAAGACTGGGTGAAAGGAGAAACAGTCATGGTATGCTGTTTAATGTTCTATGTTAAACAGTTCAGTGATTCATTTCTGTGCTCTTCATTCTCAACTTTGGTTATTTGCAATAATTTTCTTATGTAGGTATTTGATGAAATGGAATCCTTACATATGGAGGTATATGGTTTCCTTAATAGTATTGAGATGAGTATCACCACCTTGGACGAGCCAGTAAAAACAGGTATACGGAGGCAGATTATAGAGATGAAGGATTTGCTTAACAGGGAAAGAAATGAATACGAGGTCCGCCTTCTATTTTTTCTTTGTTTATTGTCTGAGTCTTTAGCGCCTTTTGTGTGTGTATGTTTTCCATTGTTTTTCTTAtcctcattttgttttgttttgcaggGTTTGCTTCTACCAGTTATAAAGGGGAGTGTTCATTCCATGAAATCAACTATTGATACTTTGGAACTCAACCGTGTGAGACGTGGTCTCCTCCTAGATGCATACGTTTGGGACTGCAGGTTGTGTAACATTGATTCGCTTAAAGCAAATGGCCATATTGCCAGAACTGATTCTTCCAATTCAGAAAATCTCCAAGCCACCAGCATAAATAAATCTGAGCTACTGACCACTGTTACACAGCATGGAGAAACACATGAAGGACCTGCTACATACAGAAGGTGCTCCTCTGGAAGTCCAAGGAGATCTCTACTATCCAGAGAGGCCTCAATGGATAACGGGAATATCTTGGTTGAGACAAATTTGCCGATTGGGCAGGTGGATGGTGTGAGTGGTGCAGGAGATCTTGACGTGGTCTTTAGCCAATTCAGTGTGTCTGAAAATGGACGTCGCCTTTCCATGAATTCTATCGAGACGGTACCAGTCGAGAGGTTACCCTCTCTTGCATCTATTTTATCTGATAAAATAGATATGTTATGGAGTGGATCTACTGAAGCACACTGCAGTCTTCCACAAGATTTGATCAAAGCTGATGGAAAGGGGTCTTTTAGTTTGTTGGGCAATCCAAATTACAAGAAGGCAATCTCCCCAGTTCGAGTCCATTCATTTGATTCTATATTCAGATTGCATGAACGGGAACAAACTGGATTGTTGCCTGCTTCATTACATTTGTCCTTGAAAATGAGATCAGTTGATTCCTTCAGAGATTTGACAAGCCTTGTAAAGGATCCGATGACAAACATGCGTAGGGCTTTTTCTCAAATATCTCCTAGATCAAGGGGAAACTTAAATGTTATTCTTACTCGCGCACCTACATATCTCAAGTCTGCTTCTCATATGGTGAGTGATGGGGCACGGCTGCTGCTGCCTCATATTGGTTCTGAAGGTGCCCTTGTTGTTGCTGTCTATGATGATGAGCCAACCAGTATCGTATCATATGCCATGACGTCACAAGAATATGTTGAGCATGTTACGCATAAACTGGATTCAAAATACAGCTTTCAACATATGTCAAATTGCTCTGCGGTCAGCAATAGCGGACTTGAGAAAGCTTTGCCTTCACAAGAAGGAGCCCACTTTAAGTATTCGTTTGACGATGAAGCATTTTGTGCAGATAATACAAAGTTTTCAGTGACCTGTTATTTTGCAAGGCAGTTTGCTTCACTTAGAAAGAAGTGCTGTCCAAGTGATGTTGATTACATACGTTCTCTCAGTCGCTGTAAAAGATGGAGTGCTGATGGTGGAAAAAGCAATGTTTACTTTGCAAAGACAATGGATGAGAGATTCATTATTAAACAAGTCACCAAGACGGAGCTAGACTCTTTTGTTGGGTTTGCTCCTCACTACTTCAGGCACTTGACTCAATCATTGACTTCTGGAAGCCCAACTTGTCTGGCCAAAATATTAGGGATTTATCAGGTTCGCCACTTTGCACATTTGATCCGGCAGCACACTTTTTTGTTCAATCTTTTATTAATTTATTGTGTTGCTCTCATCCAGGTTAATATCAAGGGCTTGAAAGGAGGGCGTGAGGTTAAGATGGATCTTATGGTTATGGAGAACATTTTCTTCCAGAAAACAATATCGAGGGTGTATGATCTAAAGGGTTCCGTGCGTTCACGCTATAATTCAGATACATCTAGCCACAATAAAGTACTTTTGGACTCTAATCTCATCGAGGAATTACATACAAAGCCTATATTTTTGGGCCGTAAGGCGAAGCGAACATTGGAAAGAGCTGTCTGGAATGATACATCAATTCTTGCGGTATGCAGCTCTCTCAACTTACGTTGTTTCATACAACCAAATTATAGGAACCTTTATGATGCCAAAAGGAACATTTTACCAGCAGCACCCCTGTAGTCTTGTTCACCTTAATTTCACAAATAAAGTACTGCTGATCACACTTTGTTTCACTGATATGAAAACCATCATTTACATGACACAAAAAAAGGAGCAAGAAGAAGCATCTTTCTCAATGCACCGTTTTTACTGGATTGTGTTCATAGAACCGCACAGCTGAGCCTAACATATAATTTTGAGACCCCATGAAAATTGAACAGCCCTAGTTCCTGGTCTTCCTCATGAAGTCAGAATAGCTTGTGTTTTTCTCCACAAAGATGGCTCGCATTCATTATCTTCTACCAGGCCTTATTTACGTATTACTTGTTGCAAACCTAAAACATAAGTACTTATTTGATTTCACTTTGCGTCATCCTGATGATTTTAGAGAAACATCTGCGCTTAATTAATTCAATTCACTTTTGCAGTCGTTGGATGTCATGGACTACTCGCTTCTGGTGGGCATTGACGAGGAGAATAATGAGCTTGTGATCGGCATCATCGACTTCCTGCGACAGTACACCTGGGACAAGCAGCTGGAGACGTGGGTGAAGGCCTCAGGCATCCTAGGCGGCCCCAAGAATGAGACCCCAACTGTCATATCGCCGGTCCAGTATAAGAAGAGGTTCAGAAAGGCCATGTCGAGGTACTTCATTGCCATCCCCGACCAATGGTCCTCTTGAAGATCGCTCCTTCATCTGTCACCTGTCAGCAGAAACCGCATCGTTCATTCCTCCATGGTAATTTTTTGACCAAGGACATGGTGAATCGATACGGATAGCCATTCTTTGGTTGTTTGTGTTCTTTTTAGCAGATCGCATCATTGTGGCAGCTTACTTAGCTGTAGGATATTCATATGGCTCGCTCCATGTAAATTGGTGATCGACGGCGGAGTTTTAACGCCGAGATGCGCCGGCTCCTTTTGATGTAACCCGGCTTCTATACCGACAGTTGTAGGACAAAGATGAGAGATTTTATGACATGTAACAGCTCAGTTACTTCATCTGTACATTTGCATTGTGGTCTCATGTTTTTGTAGGGGATTAGCGCCTCATGTTTTTTTTAGGGAAAGGCAGCTGACTTTATCCAATAAAAATAGGATCTGTCTAGTCTTACAAGTTGTCTGCTCCTCATTTGCCCTGGGGAGCCAGCAACCTAGGAGCTGGCAGTGGAGCTAAGGATTTGAGGGAGTGGAGTGGATCCGAACAGGCCCTTAGTCGCCTAGTCGACTGAGACTTGGAGACTTAGCTATGTCTCAGTCAAATGATGTCATTCATGTACGATCGTCCGGTTTGATCGCTATTTCTGGTCGCTGGTTTTTTGCTTTTCTACTTTTTGAGATGATTTTGTGATGTTTGCTTGTTGGGCTTGTTTGTGGCTTGGTTGTCCTTTGTCCGTTGTTTTCTGTGATGGGCTTGACTGAGGTTGGCTGGCTTGCGTTGATTTTTTAtctcttctcttttttctttttgcatATAGATGGTtaaagggaaaagaaaaaaggaatgacaaaaacaaaaacaaaaacaaaaaactagCTATGGAAAAGGGAACATGCCGTTCCACGTGACCAAGAAAGGGGAATGGTAGTGTTACACACAAACCAGTAGACACACAGGCTAAGAAAACAAAATAACTAGAAGTGATAGAACGCTAGAATTGGTAGTATGGATATTGCTAGAGAAGATAAAAAGGTGAATGACGGTCTTGTTCTCTGCAAACCAATAGAAGTGGTATTAACGCTAGAATGAAAAACAGTAGGCCACGAGTGCTAAAAAATATAcaatataataaaataaa
It encodes:
- the LOC119301514 gene encoding putative 1-phosphatidylinositol-3-phosphate 5-kinase FAB1C produces the protein MGVLDFAVMGAPEKTRSLVADHPQRHMHKGGTDGDALARIETRRRRSVGLGGGPPGRPNSPASPAEPPTTPLRAPEARSRSKGDVAPRSPPPDRDIRQADDEEAHEPRVQFLAPGTYFLNDLSDTDSSVSVSNSTYRSMTPSPTESPTCAARQNDGAIAAIDSDDAHDLADVSIAENSKASHVPSCIFDFGENIWCPPPPEDEIDDAESRLFGFDDDDDEIGDSNNIFAPSCFSAKTNRATGVSYINCGSHQESVQRDLFRHFQALVAQLLKAEGVGLASEKDSKIWLDIVSSLAWQAAYFVKPDTKKGGSMDPSDYVKIKCIASGNPTDSNFIRGIVCSKNVKHKRMVSEYSNAKLLILGGALEYQKASNKLASIGTILEQEKEYLRTVVGKIESRKPNVLIVEKSVSSYAQELLAKDISLVLNVKRTLLERISKCTGGQIASSIDNIASARLGQCDMFKVEKVLESFASGHAEKRPTTKTLMFFEGCLKRLGCTVLLRGNCREELKKIKHAMQLAVFAAYHLSLETSFLADEGATIPRVISVTAMCAQEAWTNTDHISAKSAGRDTTDSLRAAEEKWPHTAAITQMFDGISASPPSLRLDGESLGSAPECTESEFPVNHANSLNAVNACQKAVLAKIPVDLSHLENSGSGLPPDDFQAGGLDNRNRLSCSYLPGTDNHQSILVSLSSTCIPKNIACERSHLFRIKFYGSFDKPLGRYLRENLFDQAYCCRSCKEPSESHARCYMHQNGSLTISVRRLLSQKLPGEHDGRIWMWHRCMKCKFEDGLPPATHRVVMSDSAWGLSFGKFLELSFSNHATANRIASCGHSLQRDCLRFYGYGNMVAAFHYSPMVTRSVNLPPSVLNFNCHGMQDWVKGETVMVFDEMESLHMEVYGFLNSIEMSITTLDEPVKTGIRRQIIEMKDLLNRERNEYEGLLLPVIKGSVHSMKSTIDTLELNRVRRGLLLDAYVWDCRLCNIDSLKANGHIARTDSSNSENLQATSINKSELLTTVTQHGETHEGPATYRRCSSGSPRRSLLSREASMDNGNILVETNLPIGQVDGVSGAGDLDVVFSQFSVSENGRRLSMNSIETVPVERLPSLASILSDKIDMLWSGSTEAHCSLPQDLIKADGKGSFSLLGNPNYKKAISPVRVHSFDSIFRLHEREQTGLLPASLHLSLKMRSVDSFRDLTSLVKDPMTNMRRAFSQISPRSRGNLNVILTRAPTYLKSASHMVSDGARLLLPHIGSEGALVVAVYDDEPTSIVSYAMTSQEYVEHVTHKLDSKYSFQHMSNCSAVSNSGLEKALPSQEGAHFKYSFDDEAFCADNTKFSVTCYFARQFASLRKKCCPSDVDYIRSLSRCKRWSADGGKSNVYFAKTMDERFIIKQVTKTELDSFVGFAPHYFRHLTQSLTSGSPTCLAKILGIYQVNIKGLKGGREVKMDLMVMENIFFQKTISRVYDLKGSVRSRYNSDTSSHNKVLLDSNLIEELHTKPIFLGRKAKRTLERAVWNDTSILASLDVMDYSLLVGIDEENNELVIGIIDFLRQYTWDKQLETWVKASGILGGPKNETPTVISPVQYKKRFRKAMSRYFIAIPDQWSS